One window from the genome of Balneola vulgaris DSM 17893 encodes:
- a CDS encoding NAD-dependent epimerase/dehydratase family protein: protein MEYKAVLIGATGLVGQHLLDYLLQHPSYSSVLVMHRRTTGVTHPKLKEEIINFDEPELWKHLVSGDHLYSALGTTIKAAGSKEAQYKVDVHYPIVVAQVAKANGITHHALVSSIGANAKSNSFYPRIKGELEDMVMALGFESCSIFRPSFLVGDRDEFRLGEKIGIPIAQVLCKLPGLKAYHPVQASKVAQVMVDITASSSKHEPRILESKEIRSFST from the coding sequence ATGGAATACAAAGCAGTACTTATAGGCGCAACAGGTTTAGTAGGGCAACACCTTCTAGATTACTTATTGCAGCACCCCAGTTATTCTTCTGTTTTAGTGATGCATCGCCGAACAACCGGGGTAACCCATCCAAAGTTGAAAGAAGAGATCATAAACTTTGACGAACCTGAGCTGTGGAAGCATCTCGTTTCGGGCGATCATCTTTACTCGGCTTTAGGCACTACTATAAAAGCAGCCGGCAGCAAAGAAGCTCAGTACAAAGTAGATGTACATTATCCAATCGTGGTTGCCCAAGTAGCAAAAGCAAATGGCATCACTCATCACGCGCTGGTTTCATCCATCGGTGCCAATGCTAAGTCCAATTCATTTTACCCTCGCATAAAAGGCGAGCTAGAAGACATGGTGATGGCCTTAGGCTTCGAAAGCTGTTCCATTTTTAGACCTTCATTTTTAGTGGGCGATCGCGATGAGTTTCGATTGGGTGAAAAAATAGGAATCCCTATTGCTCAAGTACTTTGTAAATTACCTGGCTTAAAAGCCTACCATCCTGTTCAGGCATCAAAGGTGGCACAGGTGATGGTTGACATCACCGCAAGCTCTAGTAAGCATGAACCACGAATTTTAGAGTCTAAAGAAATTAGATCATTCAGCACCTGA
- a CDS encoding DUF3124 domain-containing protein — MFESRVTAMPSIDFKITPAFIAIFISVFVLQVSCTNIDTKERPPLLPSWTDRTTPLPEEIISNPRLSSYLPVYSEIYSNNEHRTHALTATISIRNINKSDTIWVDEANYFNTQGELIRAYIQQPVYLAPLETVEIVIAEDDLSGGSGSNFLFSWVDQTPTIQPPFIQAVMISTSGQQGISFVTEGIPVQ, encoded by the coding sequence ATGTTCGAATCTAGAGTAACTGCCATGCCATCCATCGATTTTAAAATTACTCCCGCATTTATCGCCATCTTCATCTCTGTGTTCGTACTACAAGTATCTTGCACAAACATTGATACGAAAGAGCGGCCTCCACTACTCCCAAGTTGGACTGATCGAACCACTCCTTTACCCGAAGAAATAATTTCCAACCCTAGGCTAAGTTCTTATTTACCGGTGTATTCAGAAATCTATAGTAACAATGAACACCGCACGCATGCTTTAACAGCAACCATCAGTATTCGTAACATTAACAAAAGCGACACTATTTGGGTTGATGAAGCCAATTACTTCAACACTCAAGGTGAACTGATCCGAGCATACATCCAACAACCGGTTTACCTTGCACCTTTAGAAACTGTAGAAATCGTTATTGCTGAAGATGACCTATCAGGCGGATCTGGTTCAAATTTCCTTTTCTCTTGGGTTGATCAAACACCAACTATTCAGCCCCCATTTATACAAGCCGTAATGATATCCACCTCTGGTCAACAGGGCATTTCTTTTGTAACAGAAGGCATTCCAGTTCAATAA
- a CDS encoding aldose 1-epimerase family protein, with the protein MVHEISSEQITVQIQHSGIELSSIQSKKTGMEYMWQSDPEVWGSSAPVLFPIIGALKNNSYLLDGETYSMPKHGIVRGNPNHEVIEALPHQITLNLEASDETLQQFPFRFSFITRFSVKGHTLTVSHRVENTGNQTLPFTLGAHPAFRCPLHNGDSYSDYALLFEHAETLDRHLIDIPTGLISDSKERVLSNESRLPLTHDLFDRDALVFKNTKSKRVTLSHITRGKQLSIQFPSFPHLGIWAKPNGDFICIEPWFGTADPVDHNGEFIQKDGMQFLAPGGNFEASYSISVHE; encoded by the coding sequence ATGGTTCATGAAATTTCATCTGAACAGATTACAGTTCAAATTCAACATTCCGGTATTGAGCTATCTTCAATCCAATCAAAGAAGACGGGAATGGAATATATGTGGCAGTCCGACCCTGAGGTGTGGGGAAGTTCAGCGCCTGTATTGTTCCCTATAATAGGTGCGCTAAAGAATAACTCGTACTTACTTGATGGGGAGACCTATAGCATGCCAAAACATGGAATAGTTCGTGGCAATCCAAACCATGAAGTGATAGAGGCGCTACCTCATCAAATCACACTTAATCTTGAAGCGTCGGATGAAACGCTCCAGCAGTTTCCATTTCGTTTTTCATTCATTACCCGCTTTAGTGTTAAAGGGCATACCCTCACCGTTTCCCATCGAGTTGAAAATACAGGAAACCAAACATTGCCCTTTACTTTAGGAGCTCATCCCGCTTTTCGTTGCCCACTTCATAATGGAGATTCCTATTCAGACTATGCACTCTTATTTGAACATGCAGAAACCTTAGATCGCCATTTGATTGATATCCCAACTGGGTTAATAAGTGATTCTAAGGAACGAGTACTCAGTAATGAATCTCGATTACCACTTACTCATGATCTATTCGATCGTGATGCTCTCGTTTTTAAAAACACGAAGTCTAAGCGGGTGACTTTGTCCCATATCACACGAGGCAAACAACTAAGCATTCAATTCCCATCCTTTCCACATCTGGGTATATGGGCTAAACCCAATGGGGATTTCATCTGTATTGAACCCTGGTTTGGAACCGCTGACCCTGTAGATCACAATGGGGAATTCATTCAAAAAGATGGAATGCAGTTCTTAGCTCCGGGCGGAAATTTTGAAGCTTCCTACTCCATTTCGGTTCATGAATAA